From Rutidosis leptorrhynchoides isolate AG116_Rl617_1_P2 chromosome 3, CSIRO_AGI_Rlap_v1, whole genome shotgun sequence, a single genomic window includes:
- the LOC139899145 gene encoding large ribosomal subunit protein eL32z-like — protein MAVPKLDKKIIKKRVKKFKRPQSDWKICVKENWRRPKGIDSRVRRKFKGVTLMPNIGYGSDKKTRHFLPNGFKKFVVHNAKELEVLMMHNRTYCAEIAHNVSTRKRKDIVERAAQLDVVVTNKLARLRSQEDE, from the exons ATGGCAGTCCCTAAGCTTGATAAGAAGATTATCAAAAAGCGGGTCAAGAAGTTCAAGAGGCCCCAAAGCGACTGGAAAATATGTGTCAAG GAAAACTGGCGCAGGCCAAAGGGTATTGATTCGCGTGTTAGGCGAAAGTTTAAAGGTGTCACTCTTATGCCCAACATTGGTTATGGCTCAGACAAGAAGACCCGCCACTTTTTGCCAAATGGTTTCAAGAAGTTCGTTGTGCACAATGCCAAAGAGTTGGAAGTTCTCATGATGCACAACCG GACATACTGTGCTGAGATAGCACACAATGTTTCTACACGCAAAAGGAAGGATATTGTTGAGCGTGCGGCTCAATTGGATGTGGTTGTTACCAACAAGTTAGCCAGGCTTCGCAGCCAGGAAGACGAATAG
- the LOC139899144 gene encoding uncharacterized protein: protein MGLKSVAESHAGAIWRERLGSAFRTAIACTIIGCTALYGPEQVRHQIQYPSVAYVTAILIVSDATLGTALRGSWYAFVATVLVVPSTVLCLWTVGPDQFTEVGASVAVAISSFLVAVPEFLPLLTKRIAFAQLVIIYVGAVVRGPNAGPVTHPVHIAACTALGVSASVLALILPYPRLAVNEVKKQFQVYTENASKRSSLYMKAFLSDDKATADDLISQAEPITKSANKLLDHINFIQEGVKWEKYHVRDFKKMGDRVNDIETPIRGMKMALSDVRSFPLDIINEELKTVLQSTRIQQTLKLDHARCLVPFDDAMTVPERKDELFDKSLHTLTNISTTHKDLPAFFFLSCFELLVNNTNMNPRTESLDSQKVNTTEESIISPNETQSSSKRVIFALKCSISLGLAVLLGMFFDKKNGYWSGLTIAISFVEGDLPIFTVANARVQGTAIGTVYGVLGSCLLNQVAEIRFIILLPWIVFTSMLHHSKMLGESGGISAVIGALLILGRKNYGPPKEFAIARLTEVSIGLFCMVLMEIVLRPISKRTLVKRQLSRCLVTLDECLHRVASHKDNMAPNFPSMRENIERLKDDIRNFKNLIKDASLEPSFWFLPFQASNYFRVQERISNMVDLMQLTIYNMEFITRCNNGVLKELQEHINGNLGMLKENTSPCVKRLQNIVLVKSIDENEDKLQETEGSKDLEAGNQQTLETMCVSIEVTDKIQGDAECKEKTILHLNSLGFCIKRLTGETMEVENCIKEIIRSENPTKKLDFNKIYYKVDVANAP, encoded by the exons ATGGGACTCAAAAGTGTAGCAGAGTCCCATGCAGGAGCTATATGGCGCGAAAGACTTGGATCCGCCTTTAGGACTGCCATAGCATGCACCATAATCGGTTGCACTGCGTTATATGGACCAGAACAAGTTCGTCACCAAATCCAATACCCTTCGGTGGCTTATGTAACCGCTATACTAATTGTATCCGATGCAACACTAGGCACCGCGTTAAGAGGATCATGGTATGCATTTGTTGCAACCGTGTTAGTGGTTCCTTCCACGGTCTTATGTCTTTGGACCGTGGGCCCGGATCAATTCACGGAGGTTGGTGCTTCTGTCGCTGTGGCTATCAGTTCGTTTTTAGTTGCAGTGCCAGAGTTCCTTCCATTACTAACTAAACGAATTGCGTTTGCACAACTTGTGATTATCTATGTGGGTGCGGTGGTTCGTGGCCCGAATGCAGGGCCCGTGACCCATCCGGTTCATATTGCAGCATGCACGGCTCTTGGGGTGTCTGCTTCGGTCCTAGCTTTGATTCTACCATACCCTAGGCTAGCTGTAAATGAG GTAAAAAAGCAATTCCAAGTTTATACTGaaaacgcatcaaaacgaagcagtCTTTATATGAAAGCTTTCTTAAGCGATGACAAAGCAACAGCAGACGATCTCATTTCTCAAGCTGAACCGATCACCAAATCAGCAAACAAGCTTCTTGATCACATCAACTTTATTCAG GAAGGTGTGAAGTGGGAAAAATATCATGTACGGGACTTTAAGAAGATGGGAGACAGAGTAAACGACATAGAAACGCCAATTCGAGGGATGAAAATGGCGTTATCTGACGTTCGTTCATTTCCGCTTGATATAATCAACGAAGAGTTAAAAACCGTCTTACAAAGCACACGAATCCAACAAACGCTAAAGCTTGATCACGCTAGGTGTCTCGTACCGTTTGATGATGCAATGACCGTTCCCGAAAGAAAAGATGAACTATTTGACAAGTCGTTACACACACTCACAAACATTTCGACTACCCACAAAGACCTACCGGCTTTTTTCTTCTTATCTTGCTTTGAACTACTTGTAAACAACACAAACATGAACCCTAGGACCGAATCACTCGATAGTCAAAAGGTTAATACAACAGAAGAATCTATAATTAGCCCGAATGAGACTCAATCGAGTTCAAAGCGAGTCATATTCGCTTTAAAGTGCTCGATATCGTTAGGTCTAGCCGTGCTTCTTGGCATGTTCTTCGATAAAAAGAACGGGTATTGGTCGGGGCTTACTATTGCAATTAGTTTCGTAGAAGGAGATTTACCGATTTTCACGGTTGCAAATGCTCGAGTGCAAGGTACAGCAATCGGGACAGTATACGGGGTCCTAGGTAGTTGTCTGTTAAACCAAGTTGCCGAAATCAGGTTCATTATTCTTCTACCGTGGATCGTGTTCACAAGCATGTTACATCATAGTAAAATGTTGGGCGAAAGCGGTGGCATATCAGCTGTTATCGGAGCACTTTTGATACTTGGTCGAAAAAACTATGGCCCGCCAAAGGAGTTCGCTATTGCGAGACTAACCGAAGTTTCAATCGGGCTTTTTTGTATGGTCTTAATGGAAATCGTCCTTCGACCCATAAGCAAACGAACTTTGGTCAAGCGTCAGTTGTCTCGATGCTTGGTGACTTTAGACGAATGCTTACACCGAGTAGCAAGTCATAAAGATAACATGGCTCCAAATTTTCCTTCGATGAGAGAAAATATCGAAAGATTGAAAGACGATATACGAAACTTCAAGAACTTGATCAAAGATGCGTCGTTAGAGCCTAGCTTCTGGTTTCTACCTTTTCAGGCTTCTAACTACTTTCGCGTGCAAGAAAGAATATCAAATATGGTCGATTTGATGCAACTTACGATCTATAACATGGAGTTTATAACACGATGCAATAACGGGGTTTTGAAAGAGCTTCAAGAACATATCAATGGCAATTTGGGGATGTTGAAGGAGAACACGAGCCCATGTGTCAAACGTTTACAGAACATTGTTTTGGTGAAATCTATTGACGAAAATGAAGACAAGTTACAAGAAACAGAAGGATCAAAGGATTTGGAAGCAGGAAATCAACAAACTTTGGAGACGATGTGTGTTTCAATTGAAGTTACAGACAAGATTCAAGGAGATGCAGAGTGCAAGGAGAAAACAATTCTTCACTTGAATTCTTTAGGGTTTTGCATAAAGAGACTTACGGGAGAAACAATGGAGGTCGAAAATTGCATTAAAGAGATCATTAGAAGTGAAAATCCTACTAAAAAGTTAGATTTTAACAAAATTTACTACAAGGTAGATGTAGCAAATGCACCATGA